One window of the Triticum dicoccoides isolate Atlit2015 ecotype Zavitan chromosome 3B, WEW_v2.0, whole genome shotgun sequence genome contains the following:
- the LOC119274406 gene encoding cold-responsive protein kinase 1-like codes for MHRMARFPLLPALVLAVTCASVQFTVADPQATQLNLGCSQYNATPTAAFLAALNSTFAELRANLSAGSGFATAAEPRAAAPAFALAQCRPYVTGRDCVACFDAAAARIHAACGAANGGRAILDGCVIRYESVAFFDQSTLPGNTQRCNGSAVPGAAFDGAVQALISDLAAAVPRFPRLAAAAAGAGVYAMAQCVETVRQDGCAQCLEVAASNIDRCPPNSDGRAVDAGCFMRYSDKPFFPANATADLTPYLHSGKARGKRAIVGAILGSLAFLLLLGLLALFWTWRSMKLKKPQRGDILGATELQGPTSFSYHDLKAATNNFNEKSKIGEGGFGDVFKGLLKNGKIVAVKRLIVMQTSRAKEDFESEVKLISNVQHRNLVRLLGCSRKGSECLLVYEYMANSSLDKFLYGERRGTLNWKQRFNIIVGMARGLAYLHEEFHVCIIHRDIKSSNVLLDDDFQPKIADFGLARLLPDDHSHLSTRFAGTLGYTAPEYAIHGQLSEKVDTYSFGIVILEIISGRKINDTRVEAETQYLLESAWKLYENENVIKLVDGSLDHEEYMPEEVKRIIEIALLCTQSAVASRPTMSEVVVLLLSRNSPEILPTRPTFIDSISRVRGETSTSSSSSASKATVSISHLSAR; via the exons ATGCACCGCATGGCTCGCTTCCCGCTGTTGCCGGCTCTAGTGCTGGCGGTCACCTGCGCGTCGGTTCAGTTCACCGTCGCTGACCCGCAGGCTACGCAGCTCAACCTTGGATGCAGCCAGTACAACGCCACGCCCACGGCCGCCTTCCTCGCCGCCTTAAACTCCACCTTCGCCGAGCTCCGCGCCAACCTTTCCGCCGGCAGCGGCTTCGCCACCGCAGCGGAGCCTCGCGCCGCCGCGCCGGCGTTCGCGTTGGCGCAGTGCCGCCCATACGTCACCGGGAGGGACTGCGTCGCCTGCTTCGACGCCGCTGCGGCGCGCATCCACGCCGCCTGCGGGGCCGCTAACGGCGGGCGCGCCATCCTCGATGGCTGCGTCATACGGTACGAGAGCGTGGCGTTCTTCGACCAATCCACCCTCCCTGGCAACACGCAGCGCTGCAACGGCTCCGCCGTGCCCGGCGCCGCTTTCGACGGCGCGGTGCAGGCGCTGATCAGCGACCTCGCGGCAGCCGTGCCTCGCTTCCCGCGGCTAGCTGCCGCGGCCGCAGGCGCCGGCGTGTACGCCATGGCGCAGTGTGTGGAGACGGTCCGGCAGGACGGCTGCGCGCAGTGCCTCGAGGTAGCTGCGAGCAACATTGACCGGTGCCCGCCCAATTCCGACGGCCGCGCAGTGGACGCCGGGTGCTTCATGAGGTACTCTGATAAGCCCTTCTTCCCAGCTAATGCGACCGCAGACCTGACGCCTTACTTGCACTCTG GAAAAGCAAGAGGGAAGAGGGCCATTGTAGGAGCAATTTTGGGAAGTCTGGCCTTCCTGTTGCTTCTAGGGTTATTAGCTTTGTTTTGGACCTGGCGGTCTATGAAGCTAAAGAAGCCACAAAGAG GTGATATACTTGGAGCAACGGAACTGCAAGGTCCAACAAGTTTTAGCTATCACGATCTTAAGGCCGCAACCAATAATTTCAATGAGAAAAGTAAAATTGGAGAAGGAGGTTTTGGAGATGTCTTTAAG GGTTTGCTGAAAAATGGGAAAATTGTGGCAGTAAAAAGGTTGATAGTAATGCAAACTAGCAGGGCCaaagaagattttgaaagtgaggtAAAGCTGATTAGCAATGTTCAACATCGAAATCTTGTCCGGCTTCTTGGTTGTTCTCGCAAGGGTTCCGAATGCCTCCTTGTTTATGAATATATGGCAAATAGTAGCCTTGACAAGTTCCTCTATG gtgagagacgtggaacacttaACTGGAAGCAGCGATTCAATATCATTGTTGGCATGGCTCGTGGCCTTGCGTATCTTCATGAAGAGTTCCATGTGTGTATCATACACCGTGACATTAAATCTagtaatgttcttcttgatgatgACTTCCAACCTAAGATTGCTGATTTTGGTTTGGCAAGGCTCCTACCTGATGATCATAGTCATCTCAGCACTAGATTTGCAGGAACATT GGGTTACACTGCTCCCGAGTATGCAATCCACGGGCAGCTATCAGAGAAGGTTGACACATATAGCTTTGGTATAGTCATTTTGGAAattataagtggtcggaaaatcAATGATACAAGGGTCGAGGCTGAAACACAGTACCTACTTGAATCG GCATGGAAGCTATATGAAAATGAGAACGTGATTAAGTTGGTGGATGGATCGTTAGATCATGAAGAATATATGCCAGAAGAGGTAAAAAGAATAATAGAGATAGCGCTTCTGTGCACGCAATCGGCTGTTGCTTCAAGGCCAACGATGTCAGAGGTAGTTGTGTTGTTGTTATCAAGAAATTCTCCAGAGATACTGCCCACAAGGCCAACTTTTATCGATTCAATAAGTAGAGTGAGAGGTGAAACATCCACGTCCAGTTCATCCTCTGCATCCAAGGCCACCGTCTCTATTTCACACTTATCAGCCAGGTAA